The genomic stretch ATGAGCTACTGGTTCCAGTCATTCTTTGCCATTCCTGTCTTCTGGCTGGTTGCCGGCACCGCCTGGCAACTGAGGCGTTGAAGGGCTCACCCTCAATTTCATGATTCGCTGGAGGGCATCGACTGGCGGATGCCTGCACGGACGTGGCAGCCGCAGATGGCGGTGTGAGGTAACCGACGGGCAATGCGGTTGCGATGGGGCCCGGCCGTTGGCACAGTACGGCAGTGGCCCCGATCTCCGTCGAAGACTACGAAGCGCTCAAGGACCGCCTCGCGCAACGCGAGTGCGAGCTGCTGCTGGAGCGTCTGCTGGTGGAGAAGCTCAAGCTGGAGATCGCCCGGCTCAAGCGCAACAAGTTCGGCGTCAGCTCGGAGCGCCTGGAACACATCGAGCAGCTGGTGTCAAGGGCATTTCAACTTTCCCCAGCCGCGGCAACCTAAATTTCCCCACCCGGTTGTGAACCCTCGTTGTCTTGGGTCCTGATCAGTCCGGCCTTCAGCTTGTCCTTGAGTCGGTAGGAGTTGCCTCGGATGTTCAGCGTGACGGCGTGGTGCAGGAGCCGGTCAAGGATGGCCGTGGCGATGATCCGGTCACCGAAGACGTCACCCCACGCCGAGAAGCTCTGGTTGCTGGTCAGGATCATGGGCCCCCGCTCGTAACGGCGGCTGATCAGCTGGAAGAACAGGTTTGCACCCAGCCGGTCAATGGGCAGGTAGCCGATCTCATCGATGATCAGCAACCGAGGCGTGGCGTAGACCTTGAGCTTCTCCTCAAGGCGGCCTTCGGCATGCGCCTTGGTCAGCACGGAGATCAAGTTGGCCGCCGTCGTGAACAGCACCCTGTAGCCGTTGGCGATGGCCTTGAGCCCAAGTGAGACCGCCAGATGCGTCTTGCCCACGCCCGGTGGGCCGAGCACGATGACGTTGTCGCCGTGCTCGATGAAGTGGCAACTTGCCAGGGTATGGACCTGCTTGCGGTCGATCGAGGGCTGGTAGTCGAACTCGAAGGTCTCGAGCGGTTTGACGAAGGGCAGTCGGGCCATCGCCGTGCGCATGGCGATGTTCTTGCTCGTCTTGGCCGCAACCTCCTCGCCGAGCACCTGCTCGAGGAACTCGGCATACGGCAGTTCCTGGGCCGCAGCGTGCTGCAGCAGTGCCTCCAGCCGCTCGCCGCTTTTGAGCAGTCGCAGCTTGCGCAGGTGCTCACCAAGCCGCTCCAGCTGCGCGGGGGTTGTCATCGCTGACGGCGGCATCATCGCCTCAGCGATCTTGGGGGTACGGGTGGTCGTGCTCATCACGCAGCCTCCCGAACGGCGTGCAGCAACTGGTCGTAGACCCCGAGGTCTCGGACCTCGACGTCGCGCTCGCTCTGGGATGGCGCAGTGGGCCGCTCGCCTATCGAGCCGAATCGCTGACGCTGGTTACGGGGTACCGCTCCAGGCCCGTGTTCGGGCAGGACGCTCAGCTGCGCACGCCCGCTCAGCACCGCGTGCTCGGCCACGACCTTGCCCTTGTGCCGGATGATCCAGCTGCCGCCCTCGCGGGCGACCTGCACCGTCTTGCCAATCAGTCGGAACGGCACCGAGTAGCGGTTCGCGTCGATCGCCACGAGCCAGTCCTCGGCGACCACCCGCTCCCGCACCATGGCTTGCAGGAAGCTGCGATGGCCGGCCGCCGGCATCAGCGCCTTGGCCTCCTCGGCGAAGCGCTCCATCGGCCGCTGATGCGTCGTGCCGTGCACGCGCACATCCGCGACCTCGGCCTGCCAGGCAGCCAGCTGGGCATTGAAGTCCTCCAGGTCCCGGAACTGGCGGCCCGGCACGAAGTTGCCCTTGATGTACTTCACGCCGGACTCGACCTTGCCCTTGGTCTTGGCCCGGTACGGCCGGCACAGCCGGATCGTGAAGCCCCAGTGCCCGGCAAATGATTGGAACGTCGCGTTCAGCTTCGCCCGTCGCACACCGGCGTCGTCCTCGGTCGTGCCGATCGTCACCGTGCGCATCCGGTCGTACAGCAGCGACTGACAGACGCCACCGAAGTGATCGAAGGCCCGCTCGTGCGCCGACAGCAGGCTGTCCATCCGCTCGCTGAGGTAGCCCTCGGCGTAGGCCCGGCGGCTGTAGCCCAGCGTCATCACGAACACGTGCACCCGGGTCGCCTCGCCGCCCAGCCACACCTTGACCTGGCCCCAGTCCACTTGCGCCTGTTCACCTGGTGCCGTCTCGAAGCGCATCTGCGTGATCGCCGCCACCGACGCACTCGAGCGCAGCGGACGCACCGCCACCTTGACCACCTCGTAGCAGCCCGTGAAGCCCCGCTGCGCACGCAGCTCCTGGAACAGCACCCGCGCCGAGAATCCCACCTGCGGCGCCCGCCGGTTCAGCCACTCAATGTGCTCGTCCAGCAGTGTCGGGCGCCTCACCTCCCGGCTGTACGGCTTCCACTCATCACGTGCCAGGCAGCCTCTGACCGTCTTGCGGTCCAGCCCCAGCTCCCGCGCGATCGCCGAGATGCTCTGACCGGCGGCGCGGCGCTCGCGAATCGCTTCCCACTGCTCTTGCCCAACCACCGCCACCTCCATGCTCCGTCTCCAGACGGGCACGGTACCGGCCTCTGCAGCCATCCTTTGAACTTCCTCTTCCATCTCTCGCTCCTTCGCGATTTCGATGGGTGGGGAAAATTTAGATGCCATGACTGGGGATTATTGGAGTGCCACTGACAGCTGGAACTGCTGGTCGAAGACCTCGAGACTCGCTGCAGCGCGCTGCCGGACGGCGAGGCAGCGAACACGGCCGCGCCGGCACATCATCCACCTGCACGCAGGCCGCTGCCGCCACACCTGCCCCGGGAGACCGTACGTCACGAGCCGGCGTGCAACTGCAGTGAGTGCGGCGGCGAGCTGCGCTATGTCGCCGAGGTGCTGGAGCTGGTGCCGCAGCGCTTCAAGGTCGCGCGCCATGTCAGACCGAAGTACTCCTGCGCACGGTGCCAGGCCCTGACTCAAATGCCGGCACCAAGTCGCCCGATCGCTCGCGGCATGGCCGGCCCGAACCTGCTGGCACACGTGCTGGTCAGCAAGTTCGCTGATCACCTGCCCCTGTACCGGCAGAGCGAGATCTACGCTCGCGAGGGGGTGGAGCTGGAGCGCTCGACGCTGGCCGACTGGGTCGGCAGTGCTTCACGCCTGCTGGAGCCCTTGTTGGGCACGCTGCAGCAGTACGTACTCGGCGCCGAGAAGCTGCACGCCGACGACACACCAGTCGCTGTGCTCGCCCCTGGCAAGGGCCGCACAAAGACCGGGCGGCTATGGGCGTACGTGCGAGACGAGCGGCCGATGGGTAGCCTCCAGCCGCCGGCGGTATGGTTCCAGTATTCGCCCGACCGCAAGGGTGAACGGCCGCAGGAACACCTGAAGCAGTTCACCGGCATCCTGCAAGCCGACCGCTATGCCGGCTTCGAGGCGCTGTACGAGCAAGGCCGCGTGGTCGAGGCAGCCTGCTGGGCACATGCGCGGCGCAAGTTCTTCGAGCTGCACCAGGCCACGAAGTCGCCGCAGGCCCTCGAGGCGTTACGTCGCATCGGCGAGTTGTATGAGATCGAGCGGCACATTCGCGGCCGGCCGCCCGAGGAGCGGTGGCGCGTGCGACAAGAGCACGCCGTGCCGAAGCTGCAGGCGCTGCGGGGCTGGATGGACGATGTGCTGGCCGCCACCTGGTCAAGTCTGAACTTGCCCGGGCGATTCGCTACTCGGTGGGCCGCTGGCCTGCGCTCGTCCGCTACGCGGAGGACGGGCGGGTGGAGATCGATAACAACGCGGCCGAGCGCGAGATCCGAGCCGTAGCCCTTGGCAGGAAAAACTAAACCGGCGGTTTACCGCCTTCTCGACGGCCTTGACGGCCTTGACGATTCTTGATTCCAACACCGTCGAGCTGAAGAACTCGATCAGGTCGAATAGCAAGGTGACGCTGCACAGCTTTCCATTCAACACCTCGACCACACCGTCCGCAGCACGGCCATGGAGGCTCACCTTGCCGGACAAGCAGTGCCGAGTTGTTCGTTGCAGCGTGGCCTCGGGGGATTTGCACAGCCTTGCGACCTCCGGCGCAAGCTCCCCTTGGTCCGTCACCTCGATGCGCGCCAGGTCGACACGCACAGCGCCCGTGGTCCAGTCGATGAGGAAGGCTCGTGTCATTTTCTGTACGCAACGATGCGGCCCGTGTCGGCCAGATTGGCCTTGTCTTGGTTCTCGATGAAGTACTGGGTCGCCCCCCTGCGCCGAGGTGAGGGTTGGCGCTGGCAGTACGGACGGCCATGCACGTGTCTTCCGTGAACGCGTCGGCATGAATTCGTATGCGCATATCTCTCGCTTTCGGGCTGTCCCAGTGGGCAACTTGCACCGAATCGTTGTACTCCCGCGCGGTGCGTACCGCCAGCACGGCATCCGACTGGTGATGGCCGGCTGCAGGGTAGGTCGCCAGCGGGCTCACCACTTTTTTGTGTTGATTTCCTTGAGGATCTCGATGTCCAGATCCCTCTCGGCAAGCAGCTTCTTGAGCCGGCTGATTTCCAGCTCCAGCGCCTTGAGCCGCTTGACGTCAGCTGCCTCAAGCTGGCCGAAGTGCTTGCGCCAGGCATAGATGGTGGGCTCGCTGACCTTGTGCTTCTTGGCAGCCTCGGCCACCGATATCCGATCCGCCTCGCGCGATCGTGGCCATTTGCTCTTACGTGAATTGACTCTTTCTCATGGCTCCTCGTCGGGCGGCAGCCTTCTTCGTAGAAATCAGTGTCTCGGAGAAACCGGGCAGCTCATCCCACCCACTGCCGCGCAAGACGTGCACGCGCCGCATGTCTTGCGCGGTACTGGCGGAGCGATGGTACGTCGGACCGTCGCACTCGACGCCGGCCAGGTAGGTGCCGCGTGCATCGGGATGTACGACCGCCAGGTCGACACAGAAGGACAAACGGCCAATCTGAGTGTGGAACCGTCTGGCCGCCGGTAGGTAGCAGCTGAAACCGCGCACTTGCCCTCGGCGGCGAGGAAATCTCGAGCCAATTTAAATTTAGCATTTAAGCGCACGACGAATAACCGTTAGATCTTCCAGTTGCCCACCCAACTGCCTGTCTCATACATATATCGAACGCATGCGCGAGAGCGACGACAGGCAACACTTCGTCACGCCTCCGACGATCTTGACGTTCGATTATTTCTACGGATCTCCGCACCTTGACTGCTCGGGCCCAATCGCGCTACACCCTAGATAACCGGAAGGTGAACTGACACTGGCAGCGACGAAAAACGCAAGCAAGCGGGCGGACCTTCACAGCGAGCCGGTTTCCTTGCTTCGAAGCCGCTATCGCCGCAGCGCGCTGCTTGGCCCAAAACAGGACACACTTCCCCAAATTCGTAACAGGCAAATGGCAAACATATATATCGTTGACTCAATATATGAGCATCACTTTCAAAGCCCAGAAGTGGAAAGCTTAATCTTGCCGGGCCACGACATTGCCTTGAAACATATTTCTACGTCCGCTGATTTGGAGCAACTCCCCTTGGAGTCGATAGATGTGCTGCTCCTATGGGCATGCGTACCGTCCATCACCATCAATCAATCAATTCTTAATCGCCTGGAGCAGTGTCGGGCCATTATCAAAGTGGCCGTCGGGTTTGAAAATATCGATTTGCAGCAGGCTAGAAGGCGGAACATCGACGTTTTTAATGTCCCTGACTACGGAACTGAGGAAGTGGCTGATCATGCGTTAGCTCTGCTTCTTTCCATGGCGCGAAAGATTAACTACATGGACAGGGCAACGAAAATGAATGGGTGGAGCTGGGCAGAGATCAAGCCTACCTACCGCCTTAGAGGAAGAACACTCGGGATAATCGGATTCGGAAGAATAGGAGGTGCAGTGGCTCGAAGAGTCCAACCCTTTGGCATGAAAGCCTGTTTCTACGATCCGTACGTACCAAGTGGCATTGAAAAGACTTTCGGAGTTGTACGCTGCGAGAATCTCAACGATCTGATAGAGGAGTCAGACTGTATCTCAATACATTGCGCCCTCAATGACTCTTCACATCATCTTCTCGGGCGTGAGCAATTCGCGCGAATGAAACACGGGACGCTTGTTATTAATACCGCGCGAGGTGGGATTGTCGACTCTTCCGCCCTTCTTCAAGCCCTGAATAGCGGCATTGTCGCGATGGCCGGCTTGGACGTTCTCGAAGGGGAACCCGCCCTCGATGCTCGCTTCAGAGACTCCGGCCGAGTGATATTGACAGCCCACTCAGCATTCTACTCAGAGGAATCGTTCCGCGAAATGCGTGAAACTTCAGCAACCATGGCCAAAGCCGTGCTCTCCGGCACAAAACCCCGGAACATTGTCAACTGAACTTATGCGAGAAACTCATGAACGAAACAACCGTTGAAACTCGATTTTCTGAGAAAATCACCCCTTATCTCAAAAATCTCACGAGCAGCAGTAGCGCGATACGGGAAATGTACGTGCTCGATCCGTTGCGTGAAAGAACGACTGCCGACCTTTCCGTCGATCTCCTCAACGAGAAGAAATCCACTCCAATATTTGGCACGGTAAGAAAATACGAAGGACAACTCCTCGTTCTCCTCTCCTACACTTGTGCAGCCAACTGTCGCTACTGCGAAAGACAAGATCGGGTTGGCGTCGGCCTCGACGCTGAGGGCCACCTAAAATCGGAGCGAATCGACAGGATTATTGATTACATAAAGAACGACAACACACTATATGAAATCATTGCGAGTGGAGGGGACCCGCTCACCAACCCCAAAGGACTGGAATATCTTTTTACGCAATTGCAAGCAGTCGAACACGTTAAAGTTCTTCGGATCCACACTCGCTTCCCACTTCAAAACCCTGGCAAGGTAAAACTAGACTTGATGGAACGCTTGGCCAAGCTGAAAGAAACTGTTTACCTTAGCCTACACATCGATCACCCTGACGAGCTACAACCAGAAACAGTCGACCTTATCCGTGCATTTAGGTCGATGGGCTATGTATTGCTCTCGCAGAGTGTCTTCCTGAAAGGGGTAAACGATAACAAGAACACCTTGAAAGAGATGTTTTTGCGACTCTTTGAACTCGGGGTCCGGCCGTACTACATATATCACGGGCAGGAAGTGACGGCTACAACTCGCTTTGTGATGGCGCTCGAAGACGAGATTGAAATCATGACCCAACTGCGAAACGAGTTGTCGGGTCTCGCATTTCCGCAGCACGTCATCGACATTCCCGGCGCATCCGGCAAGGTCATTGTCCCAAGCAACCATTGGGAGAAAGATACTTCCGTAGTGACCGATTTTGAGGGAAAGCGGGTCAGAACAGACAATTGGTCGACAGTCTAAACGGATAGTGATATTCCTATCATGTCACAATCCACCTCGGTTGGTAATGCCAGCGAAAATAGATGGGCCAGCTATTTCTGCCTAGCTTTGGCGATGACGCTGACCGGTGTATACGTCAGCGTTTGTAAACCTCTCGGCGCCGCACTGCCTGTTTTTCTTCTGGCATGGCTGAGGTTCTGCATGGCTGCAGTCGCGGTGCTGCCCTGGCTGCGTACAGCGACTGACACTCCGCCGCTATCGCCGAAGTCGAGATGGTTGCTTTTCCTGCAGTCATTCTTCGGCAACTTCCTGTTTACGATCTGCATGGTTTACGGGCTGCGGCTTACCAGCGCTGTTTCTGCTGGTGTCATTCTTGCGTGTATTCCGGCAGCGGTCGCTCTCTTCAGCCGTGTATTCCTGCGTGAGCATGTTTCGCTCAGGATTTGGGTAAGCATAGGCTTGGCGGCCGGAGGCATCGCTCTGCTTTCAATGGCACAGGTGTCCGGCGGGAATAAGGCAGGCGATCCGGCTTCTCGCGAAGAGGTATGGCTTGGCAACTTTCTAGTGCTCATGACAGTGTTCTGTGAGGCCGCTTATGTTGTCATTGGAAAAAAGCTCACTGAGGACATCTCTCCAAAGCGCGTAGCGGCACTCATCAACTTGTGGGGGCTCACACTCTTTACCTTGCCCGGACTCTATGAGGCTATAGGCTTCGACTTTTCGCTGATTACGCCGCGGATATGGAGCCTATTGGTGTTCTATGCGATGTCCGCTAGCGTCATTTGTGTTTGGCTATGGATGACTGGACTAAGGCATGTTCCCGCTGCACAAAGCGGTGTGTTTACCGTATTGTTTCCTGTGGGCACTGTGCTATCCGGCATTCTTTTTCTCGATGAGCGACTGTCAGGCTTGCATTTGGCTGCGTTCGCATTGGCAACTACCGGGCTTTTGCTTGCCACTACGCGCTCTGTCCGATTTTTTCGCGCGGATGATCAGCGAGGCCGCGCAAAGTCGGGAGTTATGTAGACAGCCCTGAGAGGGTGTAGACGAAATCAACCGGGGCGGCCGAGCCTGCTGAGGAGCAGGCGTGCTTCGACCAGCCACGGCCAGGTGACGGAGACAACCCTCCGGGGATTGGCGACGGATCTGCAGCAGCCCGTCAACGCGAAGGCTCGCGAAGAGGCCGCCGCCGCGTAACAGGGCGCGGCCGGTCGCAGTCGGCGGAGGTCGAGGAGGAGACG from Caldimonas brevitalea encodes the following:
- a CDS encoding C-terminal binding protein, with amino-acid sequence MANIYIVDSIYEHHFQSPEVESLILPGHDIALKHISTSADLEQLPLESIDVLLLWACVPSITINQSILNRLEQCRAIIKVAVGFENIDLQQARRRNIDVFNVPDYGTEEVADHALALLLSMARKINYMDRATKMNGWSWAEIKPTYRLRGRTLGIIGFGRIGGAVARRVQPFGMKACFYDPYVPSGIEKTFGVVRCENLNDLIEESDCISIHCALNDSSHHLLGREQFARMKHGTLVINTARGGIVDSSALLQALNSGIVAMAGLDVLEGEPALDARFRDSGRVILTAHSAFYSEESFREMRETSATMAKAVLSGTKPRNIVN
- a CDS encoding DMT family transporter, whose protein sequence is MSQSTSVGNASENRWASYFCLALAMTLTGVYVSVCKPLGAALPVFLLAWLRFCMAAVAVLPWLRTATDTPPLSPKSRWLLFLQSFFGNFLFTICMVYGLRLTSAVSAGVILACIPAAVALFSRVFLREHVSLRIWVSIGLAAGGIALLSMAQVSGGNKAGDPASREEVWLGNFLVLMTVFCEAAYVVIGKKLTEDISPKRVAALINLWGLTLFTLPGLYEAIGFDFSLITPRIWSLLVFYAMSASVICVWLWMTGLRHVPAAQSGVFTVLFPVGTVLSGILFLDERLSGLHLAAFALATTGLLLATTRSVRFFRADDQRGRAKSGVM
- a CDS encoding KamA family radical SAM protein, which produces MNETTVETRFSEKITPYLKNLTSSSSAIREMYVLDPLRERTTADLSVDLLNEKKSTPIFGTVRKYEGQLLVLLSYTCAANCRYCERQDRVGVGLDAEGHLKSERIDRIIDYIKNDNTLYEIIASGGDPLTNPKGLEYLFTQLQAVEHVKVLRIHTRFPLQNPGKVKLDLMERLAKLKETVYLSLHIDHPDELQPETVDLIRAFRSMGYVLLSQSVFLKGVNDNKNTLKEMFLRLFELGVRPYYIYHGQEVTATTRFVMALEDEIEIMTQLRNELSGLAFPQHVIDIPGASGKVIVPSNHWEKDTSVVTDFEGKRVRTDNWSTV
- the istB gene encoding IS21-like element helper ATPase IstB, yielding MERLGEHLRKLRLLKSGERLEALLQHAAAQELPYAEFLEQVLGEEVAAKTSKNIAMRTAMARLPFVKPLETFEFDYQPSIDRKQVHTLASCHFIEHGDNVIVLGPPGVGKTHLAVSLGLKAIANGYRVLFTTAANLISVLTKAHAEGRLEEKLKVYATPRLLIIDEIGYLPIDRLGANLFFQLISRRYERGPMILTSNQSFSAWGDVFGDRIIATAILDRLLHHAVTLNIRGNSYRLKDKLKAGLIRTQDNEGSQPGGEI
- the istA gene encoding IS21 family transposase, with product MEEEVQRMAAEAGTVPVWRRSMEVAVVGQEQWEAIRERRAAGQSISAIARELGLDRKTVRGCLARDEWKPYSREVRRPTLLDEHIEWLNRRAPQVGFSARVLFQELRAQRGFTGCYEVVKVAVRPLRSSASVAAITQMRFETAPGEQAQVDWGQVKVWLGGEATRVHVFVMTLGYSRRAYAEGYLSERMDSLLSAHERAFDHFGGVCQSLLYDRMRTVTIGTTEDDAGVRRAKLNATFQSFAGHWGFTIRLCRPYRAKTKGKVESGVKYIKGNFVPGRQFRDLEDFNAQLAAWQAEVADVRVHGTTHQRPMERFAEEAKALMPAAGHRSFLQAMVRERVVAEDWLVAIDANRYSVPFRLIGKTVQVAREGGSWIIRHKGKVVAEHAVLSGRAQLSVLPEHGPGAVPRNQRQRFGSIGERPTAPSQSERDVEVRDLGVYDQLLHAVREAA